Proteins from one bacterium genomic window:
- a CDS encoding peptidoglycan DD-metalloendopeptidase family protein codes for MKFSWQKIFILTLAVALTFAPQSKGATVEELQGKITDKSTQIEQLEKEIQQYQKELTETGKQAQTLQNAVKTLDTTAKKLAADVRLTEQKISVANDSISDLSDGISVKEEEILQNLAAIEKTLRNINAADDATLIEIFLSNTDLSEFWNEIENLQRFQIGVREKLGELRNLKVDLQDKKTSEEKRKKELVFLKSQLADQQKIVTANKLEKSTLLKQTQNKESEYKKLLTEKQKQKEAFERELAQYESDLKIAIDPNSIPKASAIFTWPFDTSKVKPLSIITQLFGGTEFAKLNPQVYGRPFHNGTDFGMPVGTPILSALGGVVEDSGNTDAFPGCYSYGKWVLVKHSNGLSTLYAHLSLIKVTPGSQLSTGSLLGYSGNTGYSTGPHLHFTVYLTKGVQVIRFGEAKKVTNCADARIPIAPYDAYLDPMLYLPSK; via the coding sequence ATGAAATTTTCATGGCAAAAGATTTTCATATTGACGCTCGCTGTCGCACTAACATTTGCTCCACAAAGCAAAGGGGCTACCGTTGAGGAACTCCAAGGAAAAATCACCGACAAAAGCACCCAGATAGAGCAACTGGAAAAAGAAATACAGCAGTACCAAAAAGAACTTACGGAAACAGGTAAACAGGCCCAAACGCTCCAGAATGCGGTCAAAACGCTTGATACGACGGCTAAAAAGCTTGCCGCCGACGTCAGACTAACCGAACAAAAAATCAGTGTCGCAAATGACAGCATTAGTGACCTTAGTGACGGGATTTCTGTTAAGGAAGAGGAAATTTTGCAGAATCTCGCCGCTATTGAAAAAACGTTGCGGAATATCAATGCCGCTGATGATGCGACCTTGATTGAAATATTTCTTTCAAATACCGACTTATCGGAATTTTGGAACGAAATTGAAAACCTTCAGCGTTTCCAGATCGGGGTGCGCGAAAAACTCGGCGAATTAAGAAACTTGAAAGTAGACCTGCAGGACAAGAAGACAAGTGAGGAAAAAAGAAAAAAAGAACTGGTTTTTCTTAAAAGCCAGCTTGCCGACCAGCAAAAAATCGTGACCGCGAATAAACTGGAAAAGAGCACGCTGCTCAAACAGACACAAAACAAAGAATCGGAATACAAAAAACTTCTCACGGAAAAGCAGAAGCAAAAAGAAGCGTTCGAGAGGGAACTGGCCCAGTACGAATCCGACCTCAAAATCGCCATTGACCCGAATTCCATTCCCAAAGCTTCGGCTATTTTTACCTGGCCGTTTGACACTTCCAAAGTTAAACCCCTTTCAATCATTACCCAGCTTTTTGGCGGCACCGAATTCGCCAAATTGAACCCCCAGGTCTACGGCAGACCGTTCCACAATGGCACGGACTTCGGTATGCCTGTAGGAACCCCGATTTTAAGCGCCTTAGGCGGAGTGGTGGAAGATTCCGGCAATACCGACGCTTTCCCGGGCTGTTATTCGTACGGGAAATGGGTCTTGGTTAAGCACTCAAACGGCCTTTCAACCCTTTATGCACACCTTTCCTTGATAAAAGTAACCCCGGGCAGCCAACTTTCAACCGGCTCGCTTCTCGGGTACAGCGGCAATACCGGTTACAGCACCGGGCCGCACCTCCATTTCACCGTGTATCTCACCAAAGGCGTGCAGGTTATCCGTTTCGGCGAAGCGAAAAAAGTTACGAACTGCGCCGACGCTCGAATTCCCATCGCTCCGTACGATGCGTACCTTGATCCTATGCTATACTTACCATCGAAATAG
- a CDS encoding type IV secretion system DNA-binding domain-containing protein, with amino-acid sequence MHIPVSRSGFKISSHYPFGSFLIPYVGKGLEAGFATMSNEILAGKRLSWGGTETLFGIKTEDSRRHVYIVGKTGSGKSTLLHNFLVQHIEAGHGIGLIDPHGDLAHDLLDYIPSWRTRDVVYLNPADLKYPVGINLFADIPFDRRHQAASGIVSSFKSIWRDSWGPRLEYILYNAVAALLDCENTTILGIPRLLTDSSYRKWVVKQVRDPFVKAFWVNEYENYDNRFMREAIAPIQNKIGQFLTTPAIRNILGQVKSTVDFRFMIDNERIFIANLAKGSLGEDKANLLGSLLVTQLQLAVMSRTDIPEEERKDYFLVIDEFQSLTTDSFASILSEARKYRLSLILSHQYLDQITPEVRQAILGNVGTIISFCVGNTDAEILEKELGNSHSAEQFTDLKRYEIIVKLLADGEYLEPFRARTLSKMGISKYHRERIVEQSRQRYSLKREIVENKIARWLHSASA; translated from the coding sequence TTGCACATTCCAGTAAGCCGCTCAGGCTTCAAAATCAGCTCCCACTACCCTTTCGGCTCGTTTCTCATACCGTATGTCGGCAAGGGACTGGAAGCTGGCTTTGCAACCATGAGTAACGAAATCCTTGCAGGCAAAAGACTTTCTTGGGGAGGGACGGAAACGCTCTTTGGAATCAAGACGGAAGACAGCCGGAGACATGTGTATATCGTCGGAAAGACGGGTTCGGGTAAGAGTACGCTCTTACATAATTTTCTCGTTCAACACATCGAAGCCGGCCACGGCATAGGCCTCATCGATCCTCACGGAGACCTCGCGCATGATCTTCTCGATTACATCCCCTCGTGGAGAACGCGTGATGTCGTCTATCTCAATCCAGCCGACCTCAAATATCCCGTAGGAATTAATCTCTTTGCCGATATTCCTTTCGACAGACGCCATCAGGCCGCTTCGGGGATTGTCAGTTCGTTTAAAAGTATCTGGCGGGACTCATGGGGGCCCCGTCTTGAATATATCCTCTATAACGCAGTCGCCGCTCTGCTTGACTGCGAGAATACGACCATCTTGGGAATTCCAAGACTTCTCACGGATTCTTCATACCGGAAATGGGTAGTAAAACAGGTGCGTGATCCATTTGTGAAGGCTTTCTGGGTCAATGAGTATGAAAACTACGATAACCGCTTTATGCGGGAGGCTATCGCTCCAATTCAAAATAAAATCGGCCAGTTTCTTACGACTCCCGCGATTCGCAACATCTTGGGCCAAGTAAAAAGCACCGTTGATTTCCGGTTTATGATCGACAATGAACGGATTTTCATAGCCAATCTCGCCAAAGGATCTCTTGGCGAAGATAAAGCAAACCTCTTGGGCTCGCTTTTAGTCACTCAATTACAGCTTGCGGTCATGTCCCGCACGGATATCCCCGAGGAAGAACGAAAAGACTATTTTCTGGTGATTGACGAATTCCAGTCGCTGACGACGGACAGTTTCGCTTCCATTCTCTCCGAAGCCCGCAAGTACCGCCTCTCCCTCATCCTCAGTCATCAGTACCTTGACCAAATCACACCTGAAGTAAGGCAGGCGATTCTCGGCAACGTCGGCACCATCATTTCTTTCTGCGTAGGCAATACCGACGCCGAAATATTGGAAAAGGAATTAGGTAATTCTCATTCAGCCGAGCAGTTCACCGATCTAAAAAGATATGAGATAATTGTTAAGCTGCTTGCAGATGGCGAGTACCTTGAGCCGTTCCGGGCAAGAACGCTTTCGAAGATGGGAATTTCGAAATACCATCGAGAAAGGATAGTGGAACAATCAAGACAACGATATTCCTTAAAAAGAGAAATCGTTGAAAATAAAATCGCCAGATGGCTGCATAGCGCATCAGCATAA
- a CDS encoding site-specific integrase, translating to MWKETHSRTAFKAYRIWVERFQSFVGKDPEKLELSDITMFMRMIQAVYSPKNVEYGMNIIYNYLRFWKEQGKLSLPLYLVKVPTAIANSHNAITEDEYQQMLAALQEYGIFDLRNQCIIRLLHDTGMRVGELCALNIEDMEEGTAVIKTEKTTRKRRVFWTDETARVVKEYMIARTQFCQSAKLTSALFIGLKGNFRDGITSRSVERMVKETTRLAGIERIICPHSFRHGFIHRLAKKGVPDAIIALLVGHSTPHTIAHYTKLSRLEIEETYRKIFEDNEWGRGVMPGEGVIAVA from the coding sequence ATGTGGAAAGAGACTCATTCAAGGACAGCCTTTAAGGCGTACAGAATATGGGTTGAGCGGTTTCAGAGTTTTGTAGGAAAGGATCCAGAGAAACTTGAATTATCTGATATCACGATGTTCATGAGGATGATCCAAGCGGTATACTCACCGAAGAATGTAGAGTATGGCATGAACATCATTTACAACTATCTTCGATTCTGGAAGGAACAAGGCAAATTATCTCTTCCTCTATATCTGGTGAAGGTTCCAACTGCTATCGCCAATTCGCATAATGCGATTACGGAAGATGAATATCAACAGATGTTAGCGGCCTTGCAGGAGTATGGAATTTTTGATCTCAGGAATCAGTGTATTATCCGTCTTCTGCACGACACTGGAATGAGAGTAGGAGAGTTATGTGCTTTGAACATCGAGGATATGGAGGAAGGAACCGCAGTGATCAAAACAGAAAAGACTACCCGCAAACGAAGAGTGTTCTGGACAGATGAGACTGCTCGTGTAGTAAAGGAATATATGATAGCGCGAACCCAATTCTGCCAAAGTGCAAAACTGACTAGCGCCCTATTTATTGGGCTGAAGGGAAATTTTAGAGATGGAATTACTTCTCGCTCAGTGGAGAGAATGGTTAAGGAAACGACACGATTGGCCGGGATAGAAAGGATAATTTGTCCTCATTCTTTCCGGCACGGATTCATACATCGATTAGCGAAGAAAGGAGTGCCTGATGCCATCATTGCATTGTTGGTGGGACATTCTACGCCTCATACGATTGCTCACTATACGAAATTAAGCAGACTTGAGATCGAAGAAACGTATAGAAAAATTTTTGAGGACAACGAGTGGGGAAGGGGGGTCATGCCGGGTGAAGGCGTTATTGCCGTTGCGTAG
- a CDS encoding glutamate--tRNA ligase family protein has translation MEKSDTYSTQIVVTRFAPSPTGFFTLGNCRTALFNYIYARQHEGKFILRIEDTDKERSKKEYEDDILENFKWLGFSHDEFYRQSERGDVYRRYLEKLITEGKAYVSKEEMVKEGDRSEVIRFKNPGTKICFADLIRGEVCFDTTELKDFVIAKSLDEPVFHFAVVIDDFEMGVTHVIRGEDHISNTPRQILVQEAIGAPRPAYAHLPLILAPDRSKLSKRNGGMSIRECRERGYLPEAVINYLALLGWNPGTDQEKLSLENLILQFRLNKIQKGGAVFNPEKFNWVNKEYIRDLPQEKMTEIIGQYAAAAGKTLPGEMAVKITPLVTERVEKLEDLKAMFDSGELDFFVGTPEYPAEKLSWKDTPKEKTITNLKTALTILSTLSEEEFNATEVKEALWEYAEKEGRGNVLWPIRFSLSGKDKSPDPFTLASVLGKKETLARISSAIQKL, from the coding sequence ATGGAAAAAAGCGACACATATTCTACGCAAATTGTTGTTACCCGTTTCGCCCCCTCTCCAACAGGGTTTTTCACTCTTGGTAATTGCCGCACCGCGCTGTTTAACTATATTTACGCCCGCCAACATGAGGGCAAGTTTATTCTCCGTATCGAAGATACCGACAAGGAACGCAGCAAGAAAGAGTACGAGGACGACATTCTGGAAAATTTCAAATGGCTCGGCTTTTCCCACGATGAGTTTTACAGACAATCAGAAAGAGGGGACGTATACAGACGATATCTGGAGAAACTCATTACCGAAGGAAAAGCATACGTTTCCAAAGAAGAGATGGTAAAAGAAGGGGACAGGAGTGAGGTCATCCGTTTCAAAAATCCGGGCACGAAAATCTGTTTTGCCGACCTCATCCGAGGAGAAGTCTGTTTTGACACGACGGAGCTGAAAGACTTCGTCATTGCAAAAAGTCTCGACGAACCCGTATTTCATTTTGCCGTTGTTATAGACGATTTTGAAATGGGCGTAACCCACGTTATTCGCGGAGAAGACCATATTTCAAACACTCCGCGACAAATTCTTGTGCAGGAGGCCATCGGCGCTCCTCGTCCGGCATACGCGCACCTTCCTTTGATTCTCGCGCCGGACCGTTCGAAGCTTTCCAAAAGAAACGGGGGAATGTCCATACGCGAATGCAGAGAGCGGGGCTACCTTCCGGAAGCCGTCATCAACTACCTCGCCCTTTTGGGTTGGAATCCGGGAACCGACCAGGAGAAACTCTCCCTTGAAAATCTTATCCTCCAATTCCGTCTTAATAAGATACAGAAGGGCGGCGCCGTCTTTAACCCCGAAAAGTTCAATTGGGTAAACAAAGAGTACATACGGGACCTTCCCCAGGAAAAAATGACCGAGATTATCGGGCAATACGCGGCAGCGGCGGGAAAAACGCTTCCCGGAGAAATGGCGGTAAAAATAACCCCGCTTGTAACCGAGCGCGTTGAAAAATTGGAAGACCTCAAAGCCATGTTTGATTCCGGAGAACTCGATTTCTTTGTCGGGACACCCGAATATCCGGCCGAAAAACTTTCCTGGAAAGATACGCCGAAAGAAAAAACAATCACCAATTTAAAAACGGCGCTCACCATACTTTCAACTCTTTCTGAAGAAGAATTCAATGCGACGGAAGTAAAAGAGGCGTTGTGGGAATATGCCGAGAAAGAGGGGCGGGGAAACGTGCTGTGGCCCATACGGTTTTCATTATCGGGAAAAGACAAATCTCCCGACCCGTTCACCCTCGCAAGCGTGTTGGGGAAAAAAGAAACCTTGGCCCGCATATCAAGCGCGATTCAAAAATTATAA
- the gpmA gene encoding 2,3-diphosphoglycerate-dependent phosphoglycerate mutase, which yields MYKIILLRHGLSDWNKQNLFTGWEDIDLNEEGIQEAHEAAELLKENGFTFDLAFTSVLKRAINTLSILLSDMHLTGIQIEKSWRLNERHYGTLQGLNKDEVKRQYGEELFKAWRRGYATRPPAVLKTDKRYPGNDPLYGDLSPLELPTSESLKDTYDRFLPYWHEEIAPQIKKRKKIIICTHGNLIRALVKYLDNVSDNDIAEFSIETGIPLVYELDEKLAPIRHYYLEKKVKV from the coding sequence ATGTACAAAATCATCTTATTGCGGCATGGCCTTTCAGATTGGAATAAACAGAACCTTTTTACAGGATGGGAAGATATCGATTTAAATGAAGAGGGAATTCAAGAGGCCCATGAAGCGGCAGAGCTCCTCAAGGAAAATGGTTTTACATTCGATCTGGCTTTTACGTCTGTTTTAAAACGGGCAATTAATACCCTCTCAATTCTTTTGAGCGATATGCATTTAACCGGCATTCAGATAGAAAAATCATGGCGTCTCAATGAGCGTCATTACGGGACTCTCCAAGGTCTTAATAAGGATGAAGTTAAACGGCAATATGGTGAAGAACTATTCAAGGCATGGCGCAGAGGTTACGCTACCCGACCTCCAGCAGTGTTAAAAACGGACAAAAGATATCCTGGAAATGATCCTCTATATGGAGACCTTTCTCCTTTGGAATTACCGACCAGTGAGTCTCTTAAAGACACGTACGACCGATTCTTGCCATATTGGCACGAGGAGATCGCTCCTCAGATAAAGAAAAGGAAGAAAATAATCATCTGTACCCACGGCAATCTTATCCGGGCTCTTGTTAAATATCTTGATAACGTCTCAGACAACGATATTGCCGAATTCAGTATTGAGACAGGAATTCCGCTTGTCTATGAACTTGATGAAAAGTTGGCTCCCATCAGGCACTATTATTTGGAAAAAAAGGTTAAAGTGTAG
- a CDS encoding NAD-dependent epimerase/dehydratase family protein, whose amino-acid sequence MSKVFVTGGTGFVGSALVRALVAHGDEVTLLVQKNDSQAKSVDGLAIKIVEGDILNLDSFKVAAQGTEVFYHAAFLYTLPAIGIRKEPRMDAVNLQGTKNAVEVAQSVGVKKFVFTSSVYTIGQLGKHITADEKDHIPPGKEIGYYGRTKRIAEDYVLTKARAEGFPAVVVNPSAIFGPGDSRPTPSGEIVIKFLQKKYPGYFDALVAVADVDDVAQGHILAAERGKIGERYILCNEKNYTEKELFEIFEKVSGIPAPKTKFPVWFMNIFVQADEWIRRFFPKHKVLIYWDHFRLAKDFVAFSNKKAVMELGWTTKPFEETARKAVLWYKAHGMWHKAGISDSGDMK is encoded by the coding sequence ATGTCAAAAGTTTTTGTGACTGGAGGAACAGGCTTTGTCGGCTCGGCCCTCGTGCGGGCACTTGTTGCGCACGGGGATGAAGTAACACTTCTTGTTCAAAAAAACGACTCCCAAGCCAAAAGTGTTGACGGTCTTGCGATAAAAATAGTTGAGGGAGATATTTTAAACCTCGACAGTTTTAAAGTTGCGGCGCAGGGGACTGAAGTCTTCTATCATGCCGCTTTTTTGTACACACTTCCGGCTATAGGGATTAGAAAAGAACCCCGAATGGACGCAGTCAATCTACAAGGCACAAAAAATGCCGTGGAAGTGGCTCAAAGTGTGGGAGTAAAAAAGTTTGTATTTACAAGCTCCGTATACACCATAGGACAGTTGGGAAAACACATTACCGCCGACGAGAAAGACCATATCCCTCCGGGAAAAGAAATTGGCTATTACGGGCGAACAAAAAGAATTGCGGAAGATTATGTTCTTACAAAGGCTCGCGCGGAGGGATTTCCCGCGGTAGTCGTCAATCCATCGGCAATTTTCGGACCGGGGGATTCGCGCCCCACACCGTCCGGGGAAATTGTCATTAAATTCCTTCAAAAGAAATATCCGGGGTATTTTGACGCGCTTGTCGCCGTTGCCGATGTTGATGATGTCGCACAAGGTCATATCCTTGCCGCGGAACGCGGAAAAATAGGAGAACGATATATTTTATGTAATGAGAAAAATTACACGGAAAAAGAATTATTTGAAATATTTGAAAAAGTATCAGGTATTCCTGCTCCCAAAACAAAATTTCCCGTATGGTTCATGAACATATTCGTCCAAGCCGACGAATGGATCAGAAGATTCTTCCCGAAGCACAAGGTGCTCATATACTGGGACCATTTCCGTCTTGCCAAGGATTTTGTCGCATTTAGCAACAAAAAGGCCGTTATGGAGCTTGGCTGGACTACAAAACCATTCGAAGAAACGGCCCGGAAGGCGGTTCTGTGGTACAAAGCACACGGTATGTGGCATAAAGCCGGCATATCAGATTCGGGGGACATGAAATAA
- a CDS encoding CHC2 zinc finger domain-containing protein, which yields MSESNNGFVDFKAIKQSVSMLQVLEYYGLMQSLKRNVDSLSGPCPLHSGHTEGQFKVSVSKNCWNCFGKCKSGGNILDFVSRKENVGIREAAILIVKWFDLSADTAPDKQTEKTKDKNPQSQKDAEESAAPESQSKENKPLGFSLKHLDPNHTYLTERGLSPETIIAFGLGHCKKGILTGRIAIPVHNLDGGLVAYIGRWPGQPPEGKEKYKFPEGFKKSLEIFNVHRAINESSTEPLIVVQGVFDCMKIWQEGFHRVVAIMGNAVSEEQSTLLLQAVSPQGRIVLMFNEDEAAQQGCQNALMRLSSACYVRTIKLPQEGLQSEHPSQKRFIELLK from the coding sequence ATGTCTGAATCGAATAACGGTTTTGTCGATTTCAAAGCCATTAAACAGTCAGTCTCAATGCTTCAGGTTCTTGAGTATTACGGGCTCATGCAGAGTCTCAAAAGAAATGTAGATTCTCTGAGCGGTCCCTGCCCTCTTCACAGCGGGCACACAGAGGGACAGTTTAAAGTCAGCGTTTCCAAAAACTGCTGGAATTGCTTCGGTAAATGCAAATCCGGCGGGAATATTTTGGACTTCGTGAGCCGTAAGGAAAACGTCGGAATCCGCGAGGCAGCGATTCTCATTGTGAAATGGTTTGATCTATCGGCAGACACCGCACCGGATAAACAAACAGAAAAAACAAAAGATAAAAACCCGCAAAGCCAGAAAGACGCCGAAGAATCGGCCGCACCAGAAAGCCAGTCTAAGGAAAATAAACCTCTTGGATTCTCCCTTAAACATCTCGATCCCAATCATACATATCTTACTGAAAGAGGATTGTCCCCAGAGACAATCATTGCGTTCGGCTTAGGCCACTGCAAAAAAGGCATCTTGACCGGAAGAATAGCCATCCCAGTCCACAACTTGGATGGAGGGCTTGTGGCGTATATCGGTCGCTGGCCCGGACAACCGCCGGAAGGAAAAGAAAAATATAAATTTCCCGAAGGTTTTAAAAAATCGCTGGAAATATTCAATGTTCACCGTGCGATAAACGAATCTTCAACGGAACCCCTCATCGTGGTACAAGGCGTATTTGACTGCATGAAAATTTGGCAGGAGGGCTTCCATCGAGTAGTTGCCATTATGGGAAACGCGGTCTCGGAAGAACAGTCAACACTGCTTCTTCAAGCCGTTTCTCCTCAAGGCCGCATCGTCCTTATGTTCAATGAGGATGAAGCCGCGCAACAGGGCTGTCAAAACGCTCTCATGCGCCTGTCGTCTGCCTGCTATGTCAGAACGATCAAACTCCCTCAAGAAGGACTGCAATCAGAACATCCGTCTCAAAAAAGATTCATTGAGCTGCTTAAATAA
- a CDS encoding replication-relaxation family protein: MVFIRTPRFNRSAKTQHIRVTPRDLHIIHHVFRYRLLSSKQIATLTEGSHQNLLRRLKLLYNNRYLDRPISQLDYYRAGGSHPMIYALGNRGADLIQAKFGIPRTEIDWTAKNRSVKRLFIQHTLSVSEILVRLKSRCRDSDVEFLEKEKALRNLAGTSPAHKKLGWNVSVPFNKDVFSIGVIPDYLFGLRPQNGTDTVYFFLEVDRGTMPVMRKNLNQTSFYRKLLAYHETWRQELHTSLFGLKRFRVLVVVNSKERLSHLIAANKLLNDGKGSGIFLFASMSDVDSCENILNLPFIDGHGDSTSSLLTDIGS, from the coding sequence ATGGTATTTATAAGAACCCCGAGGTTCAATCGTTCCGCTAAAACTCAACATATCCGCGTCACTCCACGCGATCTCCACATCATCCACCACGTCTTCAGATATCGCCTTCTAAGCTCTAAGCAAATTGCGACTCTTACAGAAGGCAGTCATCAAAACTTATTAAGACGACTCAAGCTGTTGTACAACAACCGCTATCTCGACCGGCCCATAAGCCAGCTCGACTACTACCGCGCCGGCGGTTCTCATCCGATGATTTACGCTCTCGGCAATCGCGGCGCGGATTTGATCCAAGCTAAATTCGGCATTCCAAGGACGGAGATCGATTGGACGGCAAAAAACCGATCCGTCAAACGGCTTTTTATTCAACACACCTTATCGGTCTCTGAAATTCTCGTCCGGTTGAAATCCAGATGCCGGGATAGTGATGTGGAATTTCTGGAAAAAGAAAAGGCCCTGCGGAATCTTGCCGGTACTTCACCAGCACACAAAAAACTTGGCTGGAATGTATCCGTCCCTTTTAATAAGGACGTATTTTCAATTGGAGTGATCCCCGACTACCTATTCGGCCTGCGCCCCCAAAACGGCACCGATACGGTTTACTTCTTCCTCGAAGTCGATAGAGGCACCATGCCTGTCATGCGGAAGAATTTGAATCAGACTTCATTTTATCGAAAACTCCTTGCTTACCATGAGACATGGAGACAAGAGCTTCACACTTCCCTCTTCGGATTGAAAAGATTTCGCGTGCTCGTTGTCGTAAACAGCAAAGAGCGACTGAGTCATCTCATTGCGGCGAACAAACTGCTTAATGACGGCAAGGGATCAGGTATCTTTCTCTTTGCGAGCATGTCCGATGTTGATTCCTGCGAAAATATTTTAAATTTGCCCTTTATTGATGGACACGGTGATTCGACTTCCTCTTTACTAACGGACATAGGAAGCTGA